In Elephas maximus indicus isolate mEleMax1 chromosome 4, mEleMax1 primary haplotype, whole genome shotgun sequence, a genomic segment contains:
- the LOC126074743 gene encoding olfactory receptor 6C1-like, whose amino-acid sequence MKNYREVTEFILLGLSDDPKLQVVIFVFLFITYMLSITGNLTVISLTLLDSHLQTPMYFFLRNFSLLEVSFTSVSIPKSLGTIITGDKTISFNDCMAQLFFYILLGVTEFYLLAAMSYDRYVAICKPLHYTTIMNGRVCTLLVFFSRLASFLIIFPALMLVIQLGYCKSNVINHFTCGYFALLHLSCSDTKFLELTGFPCAVFTLMFTLALVILSYIYIIQTILRIPSAHQRTKAFSTCSSHMIVISISYGSCIFRYINPSAKDRVSLSKGAAVLNI is encoded by the coding sequence atgaaaaactacAGAGAAGTAACAGAGTTTATCCTCTTGGGATTGTCAGATGACCCAAAGCTTCAGGTCgtgatttttgtctttctgtTCATCACCTACATGCTCAGCATCACTGGGAACCTGACCGTTATCAGCCTCACCCTGCTGGATTCCCACCTCCAGacccccatgtatttcttcctcaggaatttCTCCTTATTAGAGGTCTCATTCACATCTGTCAGTATACCCAAGTCCCTGGGCACCATTATTACAGGAGATAAAACCATTTCCTTTAATGATTGTATGGCTCAGTTATTTTTCTACATTCTCCTGGGTGTGACTGAATTTTACCTTCTAGCTGCtatgtcctatgaccgctatgtggccatctgtaaaccCCTGCATTATACAACCATCATGAATGGTAGAGTCTGCACACTGCTTGTCTTCTTCTCTCGGCTGGCTTCATTCTTAATCATATTCCCTGCACTCATGCTAGTCATACAGCTGGGTTACTGTAAGTCCAATGTTATCAATCATTTCACCTGTGGTTATTTCGCCTTATTACACCTTTCTTGTTCAGACACAAAATTCCTAGAGTTAACTGGGTTTCCCTGTGCTGTGTTTACTCTAATGTTCACTTTGGCATTAGTAATTCTGTCTTACATATATATCATCCAAACAATTTTGCGAATTCCTTCTGCTCACCAGAGGACAAAGGCCTTTTCCACATGTTCATCCCACATGATTGTCATCTCTATCTCTTATGGCAGCTGCATTTTCAGGTATATTAATCCATCAGCAAAAGACAGGGTGTCTTTGAGCAAGGGAGCAGCTGTGCTAAACATCTGA
- the LOC126074744 gene encoding olfactory receptor 6C76-like, with protein sequence MRNHMVVTTFILVGLTDDPKWQSVIFLFLFLTYFLSVTGNVTIILLTLLDSHLKTPMYSFLRHFSFLEMSFTSVCIPRYLVSIVTLDNRISYDACVTQLFFAIFLGASEFFLLAAMSYDCYVAICQPLHYATIMSSKVCTQLVVTSWVAGLLTISPGLIMGLRLEFCDANIIDHFGCDYSPLLKLSCTDTRVIELLSFILAIATLLITLALVILSYAYILRTILKIPSARQRKKAFSMCSSYVIVVSISYGSCIFMYLKPSAEERVSLNKGIAVLNTSIAPLLNPFIYTLRNKQVKQALKDIIKKRIFIALNK encoded by the coding sequence ATGAGAAACCATATGGTGGTGACAACATTCATTCTCGTAGGACTAACTGATGATCCAAAATGGCAAAGtgtgatttttctgtttctatttctaaCATATTTTTTGAGTGTCACTGGAAATGTGACCATTATCCTGCTCACTTTACTGGATTCCCACCTCAAAACACCGATGTATTCCTTCCTAAggcatttttcatttttagaaatgtcATTCACATCCGTCTGCATCCCTAGGTACCTGGTGAGCATTGTGACTCTGGATAACAGGATTTCCTATGATGCATGTGTGACACAATTGTTTTTTGCCATCTTCTTGGGTGCATCAGAGTTTTTCCTGTTGGCAGCCATGTCCTATgactgctatgtggccatctgccaacCCCTTCACTATGCAACAATCATGAGCAGCAAAGTCTGCACCCAGCTGGTCGTTACCTCCTGGGTGGCTGGGTTGTTAACCATCTCTCCTGGACTTATCATGGGCTTGAGGTTGGAATTCTGTGATGCCAACATTATTGACCACTTTGGCTGTGACTATTCTCCTCTCCTGAAACTCTCCTGCACAGACACACGGGTCATAGAAttgttaagttttattttagccattgcCACACTCCTGATTACACTGGCACTGGTGATACTCTCCTATGCATATATTCTGAGAACAATTCTGAAGATCCCTTCTGCCCGGCAGAGGAAGAAGGCTTTTTCCATGTGTTCCTCCTACGTGATAGTTGTCTCTATCTCTTATGGAAGCTGCATTTTTATGTACTTGAAACCTTCTGCAGAGGAAAGGGTATCTTTAAACAAGGGGATAGCAGTGCTCAACACTTCAATTGCACCTCTCTTAAATCCTTTTATATATACCCTAAGAAATAAACAGGTGAAACAAGCCCTGAAAGATATAATTAAAAAACGTATCTTTATTGCCTTAAACAAATAA